One part of the Spiribacter salinus M19-40 genome encodes these proteins:
- a CDS encoding ParA family protein, protein MRRVIFNQKGGVGKSTIASNLAAMAAHQGLRTLVLDLDPQGNATRYLLGENPESADETLAGYFEDTLSHRIYSRGPDAFVWRSPFQHLSVMPSHPALETLQGRLESRYKIYKLRDSLAALEGFDRVYIDTPPALNFYTLSALIAADRCLIPFDCDAFARQALDELMASAAELKADHNPALEVEGVIVNQFQSRARLPASLVESLKADGNTVLEPFLSASVKVRESHQVSKPLVHLAPRHKLTAEYEALHQRLESA, encoded by the coding sequence ATGCGCCGGGTGATATTCAATCAAAAAGGTGGAGTCGGTAAGTCCACCATCGCCAGCAATCTGGCGGCGATGGCCGCACACCAGGGCTTACGCACCCTGGTGCTCGATCTGGATCCCCAGGGCAACGCAACCCGTTATCTCCTCGGCGAGAATCCCGAGTCAGCTGACGAAACACTCGCTGGTTATTTCGAGGATACGCTAAGCCACCGGATCTACTCACGCGGGCCTGATGCCTTTGTGTGGCGATCCCCGTTTCAACACCTGTCTGTTATGCCGTCTCACCCTGCGCTTGAGACGCTTCAGGGGCGGCTGGAGTCACGCTACAAAATCTACAAGCTACGGGACTCGCTCGCAGCGCTTGAGGGCTTTGATCGGGTCTACATCGATACACCGCCGGCGTTGAACTTCTATACGCTGTCAGCGCTGATCGCCGCGGATCGCTGCCTGATCCCATTTGATTGCGATGCCTTCGCTCGCCAGGCACTTGATGAGCTGATGGCGAGCGCGGCGGAGCTCAAGGCCGATCATAATCCCGCGCTCGAAGTTGAGGGCGTCATCGTTAATCAGTTCCAGTCGCGTGCGCGCTTGCCGGCCTCCCTTGTGGAGTCACTCAAGGCCGATGGCAACACCGTGCTTGAGCCTTTTCTGTCTGCCTCGGTCAAAGTGCGGGAGTCTCATCAGGTCTCCAAACCCCTGGTTCATCTGGCACCAAGACACAAGCTCACCGCAGAATATGAGGCATTACATCAGCGCCTGGAGTCGGCATGA
- a CDS encoding DUF6231 family protein has protein sequence MTTDALVDTSAMLGQLVAECASERVLLISDQSSLTSQVLAHGGQSLTGADSEAERLPDARLELAIVDGEANLPADSATTLVSRLRDVHAERVVVIAAADEGTILSRQALIGLGFHRRGISADHGSRRRRWYEFDMAHYKVTPDWLNARHWANPELWDKYRW, from the coding sequence ATGACAACGGACGCCCTGGTCGACACTTCAGCGATGCTTGGGCAGCTGGTTGCCGAATGCGCGTCTGAGCGGGTCCTGCTCATCAGCGATCAATCATCGCTGACGAGCCAGGTGCTGGCACACGGCGGTCAGTCACTCACCGGCGCCGATAGCGAGGCGGAGCGCCTGCCAGATGCCCGGCTCGAGTTAGCCATTGTCGATGGGGAAGCGAACCTACCCGCTGATTCGGCAACAACGCTCGTCAGTCGCTTGCGCGACGTCCATGCCGAGCGTGTCGTTGTGATTGCGGCAGCCGATGAGGGCACAATATTATCGCGTCAGGCCCTGATTGGGCTGGGTTTCCACCGCCGCGGCATCAGCGCTGATCACGGCAGCCGTCGCCGGCGCTGGTATGAATTTGACATGGCGCATTACAAAGTCACGCCAGACTGGCTCAACGCCCGCCATTGGGCTAATCCTG